TTCATTATAATCCCTGTTGCCATAATCATCAGTATAACCAAACACATCCAATCTAAGCGAGCTTTCTTCTTTTAAATTGCTCATGGCTTTATCAATTGCCTTTTTTTCGCTGTCAACTAATGTAGAACTATTAAAATCGAAGTGAACAACAATATTGCTAGGCAAAACAGCAACTTTTGGTTTTGGAGGCAATTTAGGTGATGGTTTTTCAATTTTCTCAGGCTTCTTTGGCGGTGCAATCTTCTCTTCTGTGATTTGATAAAGTTTTGCATAAGGGCTGTTTCTGTTACTGGAAAAAAACGCCTTATTTCCAGTAACAGAATAATATGCGTCAAATCCATTGGAATTCACAGGTTCTTTCATCAACTCAACCTCAGACCAATCCACCCAATTATCCGTCGACTTTCTGCTCACCTTATATATATCATAATCTCCTACTCCTCCGCTTCTATTAGACGAAAAATAAAGAGTCATCATATCCTCTGTCAAAAATGGCGATATTTCATTGCTCGTTGTATTCACCTGACTAGGCAATCGGATCATTTTCGACCATTCATCGTTTTCATTTTTATAAATCAAATAAATATCATCGCTACCAGTATGTCCATCATAGAATGAAACTAATATAACATTCCCAGCAGAGTGCACATTGAATCCAATATTTCCTTGTGGTTTTTTCTTCGCTATTTCTTTAATATCTTCATATTTCTCAGGCACCGA
The Aureibacter tunicatorum DNA segment above includes these coding regions:
- a CDS encoding OmpA family protein, which translates into the protein MKNAIIILCLMMPFAVLAQQKKMVLNEFGANVNNKCEVLSPIYSRAANRLYFVRTACNDDDQLVQRVFWIEQDKDGKWIEDPTPLPYVINNNSFNAVVGVSLNGDKLFLNDVYPSGLIGQTMGVAVSNYNGKEWSVPEKYEDIKEIAKKKPQGNIGFNVHSAGNVILVSFYDGHTGSDDIYLIYKNENDEWSKMIRLPSQVNTTSNEISPFLTEDMMTLYFSSNRSGGVGDYDIYKVSRKSTDNWVDWSEVELMKEPVNSNGFDAYYSVTGNKAFFSSNRNSPYAKLYQITEEKIAPPKKPEKIEKPSPKLPPKPKVAVLPSNIVVHFDFNSSTLVDSEKKAIDKAMSNLKEESSLRLDVFGYTDDYGNRDYNELLSEKRAEAVKNYLRTAWPEFKMIDAEGKGVVDGSDHKSINERRQYRKVVISFHKK